One region of Salvia miltiorrhiza cultivar Shanhuang (shh) chromosome 3, IMPLAD_Smil_shh, whole genome shotgun sequence genomic DNA includes:
- the LOC131017822 gene encoding uncharacterized protein LOC131017822, protein MVTKRASKRRRKNRNLPTQQEEQEQPPQVGVDADTKNSAHESPVVVLAHGAGAPSSSDWMLRWKVMLAKTLNAVEVVTFDYPYIAGGKRRAPPKAEKLVDFHCDIVRKAMAMYPGHPLVLAGKSMGSRVSCMVAGEKDVSASAVVCLGYPLKGRNGAVRDDTLLQLKVPVMFVQGSKDGLCPLEKLEAVRKKMNSATALHVIEGGDHSFKISKMHLQSTGSNQEESEQQAVEAIAAFVSQHLKEG, encoded by the exons ATGGTGACAAAGCGCGCTTCAAAGAGAAGACGCAAGAACCGCAACCTTCCTACTCAACAAGAGGAGCAAGAGCAACCGCCACAAGTAGGAGTCGACGCCGATACCAAAAATTCTGCACATGAGTCTCCGGTGGTCGTGCTTGCTCACGGCGCCGGAGCGCCTTCCTCTTCCGATTGGATGCTTAG ATGGAAAGTTATGCTGGCCAAGACATTAAATGCCGTTGAAGTAGTGACATTTGACTATCCCT ACATTGCTGGAGGGAAGCGAAGGGCTCCACCGAAGGCTGAAAAACTggttgattttcactgtgacaTCGTCAGAAAGGCCATGGCTATGTATCCAGGGCATCCGCTAGTTTTGGCTGGGAAGTCCATGGGGTCGAG GGTCAGTTGTATGGTTGCCGGAGAAAAAGATGTCTCTGCATCAGCTGTAGTTTGTTTGGGATACCCATTAAAG GGCAGGAATGGTGCAGTGCGAGATGATACTCTACTACAACTTAAAGTCCCagttatgtttgtgcag GGTAGCAAAGATGGGCTCTGTCCACTGGAAAAGTTGGAAGCTGtaagaaagaaaatgaattcTGCGACTGCGTTGCATGTCATCGAAGGGGGTGATCACTCATTCAAAATTTCCAAGATGCATCTTCAGTCTACAGGATCCAATCAAGAAGAATCAGAACAGCAAGCCGTTGAGGCTATTGCAGCATTTGTATCACAACATCTGAAAGAGGGGTGA
- the LOC131017821 gene encoding uncharacterized protein LOC131017821, whose protein sequence is MEMEMEMEMDGSKSELHFVFMNYDPEYERLRSIKTERGAEELDLYLSRKHDGILAKNLQPGTYNKTLSLVIVDGFAVELTDHQANVLRSAKEVRIVEKNQELA, encoded by the exons atggagatggagatggagatggagatggatGGCTCAAAAAGTGAGCTACATTTCGTTTTCATGAACTACGATCCTGAATATGAGCGCCTGCGATCTATCAA AACGGAGAGAGGGGCGGAAGAGCTTGATTTATACTTGAGTAGGAAACACGACGGAATCTTGGCTAAGAATCTGCAGCCAGGCACCTATAACAAGACCCTCTCATTGGTCATCGTTGATGGCTTCGCCGTTGAATTGACAGATCATCag GCAAATGTGCTTAGATCTGCGAAAGAAGTGAGGATTGTGGAGAAAAATCAAGAGCTTGCGTGA